A window of the Gossypium hirsutum isolate 1008001.06 chromosome A03, Gossypium_hirsutum_v2.1, whole genome shotgun sequence genome harbors these coding sequences:
- the LOC107887518 gene encoding ubiquitin-activating enzyme E1 1 isoform X1 has protein sequence MLKLGFWVGFIIVSVPIFVGYFYQNFDPFTHRSCLLILLYCCIVALTVISMGFCGIFGSLPLYMRSRKRTASGEVVVVKEAADPETSNNNGATASSFKKHRRDSCVNAAAGNGSTAENGDKSGIRGGKGDRSDSRVVGSSTSTMALGNSNHAEIDEDLHSRQLAVYGRETMRRLFASNILVSGMQGLGAEIAKNLILAGVKSVTLHDEGAVELWDLSSNFVFSESDVGKNRALASVQKLQELNNAVIISTLTTKLTKEQLSDFQAVVFTDISFEKAIEFNDYCHKHQPPISFIKAEVRGLFGSIFCDFGPEFTVVDVDGEDPHTGIIASISNDNPALVSCVDDERLEFQDGDLVVFSEVHGMTELNDGKPRKIKNAKPYSFTLEEDTTQFGTYIKGGIVTQVKQPKVLNFKPLRDAIKDPGDFLLSDFSKFDRPPLLHLAFQALDKFVSDLGRFPVAGSEEDANKLISIAGNMNESLGDGRLEDINPKLLRHFAFGSRAVLNPMAAMFGGIVGQEVVKACSGKFHPVFQFFYFDSVESLPTEPVDPSDFRPLNSRYDAQISVFGSKLQKKLEDAKAFIVGSGALGCEFQKNIALMGVSCGNQGKLTITDDDVIEKSNLSRQFLFRDWNIGQAKSTVAASAAASINPCLKIEALQNRVGPETENVFDDTFWENLTVVINALDNVNARLYVDQRCLYFQKPLLESGTLGAKCNTQMVIPHLTENYGASRDPPEKQAPMCTVHSFPHNIDHCLTWARSEFEGLLEKTPAEVNAYLSNPVEYKTAQRTAGDAQARDNLERILECLEKEKCVTFQDCISWARLRFEDYFVNRVKQLIYTFPEDAATSTGAPFWSAPKRFPHPLQVSTADPSHLQFVMAASILRAETFGIQIPDWVKHPQMLADAVDKVTVPDFQPKKDAKIVTDEKATTLSTASIDDAAVINELIFKLELCTKNLPQGFKMKPIQFEKDDDTNYHMDLIAGLANMRARNYSIPEVDKLKAKFIAGRIIPAIATSTAMATGLVCLELYKALDGGHKVEDYRNTFANLALPLFSMAEPVPPKVIKHGGMSWTVWDRWILRDNPTLRELIKWLKDKGLNAYSISYGSCLLYNSMFPRHRERMDKKVVDLAREVAKAELPPNRKHLDVVVACEDDDDNDVDIPQVSIYFS, from the exons ATGctgaaattagggttttgggtGGGCTTTATTATAGTTTCTGTGCCGATCTTTGTCGGATATTTCTACCAAAACTTCGATCCTTTCACCCACCGTAGctgtttattaattttattatattgttgTATCGTGGCACTCACCGTAATTTCCATGGGTTTCTGTGGCATTTTCGGCAGTTTACCTCTCTATATGCGTTCTAGAAAGAGAACCGCTTCTGGTGAAGTTGTTGTTGTTAAAGAAGCTGCTGACCCCGAAACTTCCAACAACAACGGTGCCACCGCATCGTCCTTCAAGAAGCACCGCCGTGATAGCTGCGTAAACGCCGCCGCCGGTAACGGATCAACGGCTGAGAACGGGGATAAGAGTGGAATAAGAGGAGGAAAAGGAGATCGGAGTGATAGTAGAGTTGTTGGATCTTCAACGTCGACCATGGCTCTCGGAAATTCCAATCATGCTGAAATTGATGAGGATCTCCATAGCCGGCAGCTTGCCGTCTATGGACGTGAGACTATGAGGCGGCTTTTTGCGTCGAATATTCTTGTTTCAGGGATGCAGGGTCTTGGTGCTGAGATTG CAAAAAATCTCATTCTTGCTGGTGTCAAGTCTGTGACCTTGCATGATGAAGGGGCTGTGGAGTTGTGGGATTTGTCCAGTAACTTTGTGTTTTCCGAGAGTGATGTTGGTAAAAACAGGGCTCTTGCCTCTGTCCAGAAGTTACAAGAGCTTAACAATGCAGTGATCATTTCCACCTTAACAACAAAATTAACGAAGGAACAACTTTCTGACTTTCAG GCTGTTGTATTTACTGATATCAGTTTTGAGAAGGCCATTGAGTTCAATGATTACTGTCATAAACATCAACCTCCCATCTCTTTCATCAAGGCTGAAGTTAGAGGTCTTTTTGGttctatattttgtgattttggaCCTGAGTTCACTGTAGTTGATGTTGATGGAGAGGATCCTCACACGGGTATAATTGCATCTATTAGCAATGACAACCCAGCTCTTGTATCATGTGTTGACGATGAAAGGCTCGAGTTTCAAGATGGGGATCTTGTTGTCTTCTCTGAAGTTCATGGAATGACAGAACTAAATGATGGAAAACCAAGGAAGATTAAGAATGCAAAGCCATATTCTTTTACTCTTGAGGAGGATACCACCCAGTTCGGTACGTATATAAAAGGTGGTATTGTTACACAAGTGAAACAGCCCAAGGTATTAAATTTCAAACCACTAAGAGATGCTATCAAAGATCCTGGTGATTTTCTGCtgagtgatttttcaaaatttgatcgTCCACCTCTGTTACACTTAGCATTCCAAGCATTGGATAAGTTTGTCTCCGATTTGGGACGCTTTCCTGTTGCTGGTTCAGAAGAGGACGCTAATAAGCTTATTTCTATTGCTGGGAACATGAATGAGAGCTTGGGAGATGGTAGATTGGAAGATATCAACCCAAAACTTTTGCGACACTTTGCCTTTGGTTCCAGGGCTGTGCTGAATCCCATGGCTGCCATGTTTGGGGGAATTGTGGGACAAGAGGTTGTCAAAGCATGCTCTGGAAAGTTTCATCCCGTCTTTCAG ttcttttattttgattctgTGGAGTCGCTTCCAACTGAGCCTGTGGACCCTAGTGATTTCAGACCGCTGAATAGCCGTTATGATGCACAAATATCAGTGTTTGGGTCCAAGCTCCAAAAGAAACTGGAGGATGCAAAAGCATTTATTGTGGGATCTGGTGCACTAGGTTGTGAGTTCCAAAAAAATATTGCTCTGATGGGAGTTTCATGTGGTAACCAAGGAAAGCTGACAATCACAGATGATGATGTTATTGAGAAGAGCAACCTCAGCAGGCAGTTCCTTTTCAGGGATTGGAACATTGGGCAGGCCAAATCCACAGTTGCTGCTTCTGCTGCAGCATCAATAAATCCCTGTTTAAAAATTGAAGCTTTGCAAAACCGTGTCGGTCCTGAAACTGAAAACGTATTCGATGATACCTTCTGGGAGAATTTAACAGTGGTTATTAATGCATTGGATAACGTGAATGCCAGGCTTTATGTTGATCAGAGGTGCTTATATTTCCAGAAACCGCTTCTCGAGTCTGGAACTCTTGGTGCCAAATGCAACACACAGATGGTTATTCCTCACCTAACTGAAAACTATGGTGCGTCAAGAGACCCACCTGAGAAACAAGCTCCTATGTGCACAGTGCACTCATTTCCTCACAATATTGACCATTGTCTGACATGGGCTCGGTCTGAGTTTGAGGGTCTACTGGAGAAAACTCCTGCTGAAGTGAATGCTTATCTGTCCAACCCAGTTGAGTATAAAACTGCACAAAGGACTGCTGGCGATGCTCAGGCAAGAGATAATTTGGAACGTATTCTTGAATGCCTCGAGAAAGAGAAGTGTGTGACATTCCAGGATTGCATCTCCTGGGCTCGTCTAAG ATTTGAGGACTATTTTGTGAATCGTGTAAAGCAGCTGATTTATACATTTCCCGAAGATGCTGCAACCAGTACTGGGGCTCCCTTCTGGTCTGCTCCAAAACGATTCCCTCATCCACTTCAAGTCTCAACAGCTGATCCAAGCCACCTGCAGTTTGTTATGGCTGCTTCTATCCTGCGTGCTGAAACATTTGGCATTCAAATTCCTGATTGGGTTAAGCATCCACAGATGTTGGCAGACGCTGTTGACAAAGTGACAGTCCCAGATTTCCAGCCGAAGAAAGATGCGAAAATAGTAACAGATGAGAAGGCTACTACTCTGTCAACTGCATCTATTGATGATGCAGCAGTTATCAACGAACTCATCTTCAAGCTAGAACTTTGCACAAAAAATTTGCCTCAAGGATTCAAGATGAAACCTATTCAGTTTGAAAAG GATGATGATACAAACTACCACATGGATCTAATCGCTGGGCTTGCAAACATGAGGGCCAGGAACTACAGCATTCCTGAGGTGGATAAGCTCAAAGCCAAGTTTATTGCTGGGAGAATCATCCCAGCAATTGCCACCTCCACAGCCATGGCCACCGGTCTTGTCTGCCTAGAGCTTTACAAGGCTCTTGATGGAGGCCACAAAGTAGAGGACTATCGCAACACTTTTGCAAACCTTGCACTGCCTCTGTTCTCCATGGCTGAGCCAGTTCCACCCAAAGTCATCAAACACGGTGGCATGAGCTGGACTGTTTGGGACCGATGGATCCTGAGAGACAACCCAACTTTGAGAGAACTCATCAAATGGCTGAAGGATAAGGGCTTGAATGCCTACAGCATATCTTACGGAAGTTGCTTGCTGTATAATAGTATGTTCCCTCGGCACAGGGAGCGAATGGACAAGAAGGTGGTAGATCTAGCCCGGGAAGTGGCAAAGGCAGAATTGCCTCCGAATAGAAAGCATCTTGATGTGGTCGTGGCTTGTGAGGATGACGACGACAATGATGTCGACATTCCTCAGGTTTCCATCTACTTCAGCTAA
- the LOC107887518 gene encoding ubiquitin-activating enzyme E1 1 isoform X2, producing the protein MRSRKRTASGEVVVVKEAADPETSNNNGATASSFKKHRRDSCVNAAAGNGSTAENGDKSGIRGGKGDRSDSRVVGSSTSTMALGNSNHAEIDEDLHSRQLAVYGRETMRRLFASNILVSGMQGLGAEIAKNLILAGVKSVTLHDEGAVELWDLSSNFVFSESDVGKNRALASVQKLQELNNAVIISTLTTKLTKEQLSDFQAVVFTDISFEKAIEFNDYCHKHQPPISFIKAEVRGLFGSIFCDFGPEFTVVDVDGEDPHTGIIASISNDNPALVSCVDDERLEFQDGDLVVFSEVHGMTELNDGKPRKIKNAKPYSFTLEEDTTQFGTYIKGGIVTQVKQPKVLNFKPLRDAIKDPGDFLLSDFSKFDRPPLLHLAFQALDKFVSDLGRFPVAGSEEDANKLISIAGNMNESLGDGRLEDINPKLLRHFAFGSRAVLNPMAAMFGGIVGQEVVKACSGKFHPVFQFFYFDSVESLPTEPVDPSDFRPLNSRYDAQISVFGSKLQKKLEDAKAFIVGSGALGCEFQKNIALMGVSCGNQGKLTITDDDVIEKSNLSRQFLFRDWNIGQAKSTVAASAAASINPCLKIEALQNRVGPETENVFDDTFWENLTVVINALDNVNARLYVDQRCLYFQKPLLESGTLGAKCNTQMVIPHLTENYGASRDPPEKQAPMCTVHSFPHNIDHCLTWARSEFEGLLEKTPAEVNAYLSNPVEYKTAQRTAGDAQARDNLERILECLEKEKCVTFQDCISWARLRFEDYFVNRVKQLIYTFPEDAATSTGAPFWSAPKRFPHPLQVSTADPSHLQFVMAASILRAETFGIQIPDWVKHPQMLADAVDKVTVPDFQPKKDAKIVTDEKATTLSTASIDDAAVINELIFKLELCTKNLPQGFKMKPIQFEKDDDTNYHMDLIAGLANMRARNYSIPEVDKLKAKFIAGRIIPAIATSTAMATGLVCLELYKALDGGHKVEDYRNTFANLALPLFSMAEPVPPKVIKHGGMSWTVWDRWILRDNPTLRELIKWLKDKGLNAYSISYGSCLLYNSMFPRHRERMDKKVVDLAREVAKAELPPNRKHLDVVVACEDDDDNDVDIPQVSIYFS; encoded by the exons ATGCGTTCTAGAAAGAGAACCGCTTCTGGTGAAGTTGTTGTTGTTAAAGAAGCTGCTGACCCCGAAACTTCCAACAACAACGGTGCCACCGCATCGTCCTTCAAGAAGCACCGCCGTGATAGCTGCGTAAACGCCGCCGCCGGTAACGGATCAACGGCTGAGAACGGGGATAAGAGTGGAATAAGAGGAGGAAAAGGAGATCGGAGTGATAGTAGAGTTGTTGGATCTTCAACGTCGACCATGGCTCTCGGAAATTCCAATCATGCTGAAATTGATGAGGATCTCCATAGCCGGCAGCTTGCCGTCTATGGACGTGAGACTATGAGGCGGCTTTTTGCGTCGAATATTCTTGTTTCAGGGATGCAGGGTCTTGGTGCTGAGATTG CAAAAAATCTCATTCTTGCTGGTGTCAAGTCTGTGACCTTGCATGATGAAGGGGCTGTGGAGTTGTGGGATTTGTCCAGTAACTTTGTGTTTTCCGAGAGTGATGTTGGTAAAAACAGGGCTCTTGCCTCTGTCCAGAAGTTACAAGAGCTTAACAATGCAGTGATCATTTCCACCTTAACAACAAAATTAACGAAGGAACAACTTTCTGACTTTCAG GCTGTTGTATTTACTGATATCAGTTTTGAGAAGGCCATTGAGTTCAATGATTACTGTCATAAACATCAACCTCCCATCTCTTTCATCAAGGCTGAAGTTAGAGGTCTTTTTGGttctatattttgtgattttggaCCTGAGTTCACTGTAGTTGATGTTGATGGAGAGGATCCTCACACGGGTATAATTGCATCTATTAGCAATGACAACCCAGCTCTTGTATCATGTGTTGACGATGAAAGGCTCGAGTTTCAAGATGGGGATCTTGTTGTCTTCTCTGAAGTTCATGGAATGACAGAACTAAATGATGGAAAACCAAGGAAGATTAAGAATGCAAAGCCATATTCTTTTACTCTTGAGGAGGATACCACCCAGTTCGGTACGTATATAAAAGGTGGTATTGTTACACAAGTGAAACAGCCCAAGGTATTAAATTTCAAACCACTAAGAGATGCTATCAAAGATCCTGGTGATTTTCTGCtgagtgatttttcaaaatttgatcgTCCACCTCTGTTACACTTAGCATTCCAAGCATTGGATAAGTTTGTCTCCGATTTGGGACGCTTTCCTGTTGCTGGTTCAGAAGAGGACGCTAATAAGCTTATTTCTATTGCTGGGAACATGAATGAGAGCTTGGGAGATGGTAGATTGGAAGATATCAACCCAAAACTTTTGCGACACTTTGCCTTTGGTTCCAGGGCTGTGCTGAATCCCATGGCTGCCATGTTTGGGGGAATTGTGGGACAAGAGGTTGTCAAAGCATGCTCTGGAAAGTTTCATCCCGTCTTTCAG ttcttttattttgattctgTGGAGTCGCTTCCAACTGAGCCTGTGGACCCTAGTGATTTCAGACCGCTGAATAGCCGTTATGATGCACAAATATCAGTGTTTGGGTCCAAGCTCCAAAAGAAACTGGAGGATGCAAAAGCATTTATTGTGGGATCTGGTGCACTAGGTTGTGAGTTCCAAAAAAATATTGCTCTGATGGGAGTTTCATGTGGTAACCAAGGAAAGCTGACAATCACAGATGATGATGTTATTGAGAAGAGCAACCTCAGCAGGCAGTTCCTTTTCAGGGATTGGAACATTGGGCAGGCCAAATCCACAGTTGCTGCTTCTGCTGCAGCATCAATAAATCCCTGTTTAAAAATTGAAGCTTTGCAAAACCGTGTCGGTCCTGAAACTGAAAACGTATTCGATGATACCTTCTGGGAGAATTTAACAGTGGTTATTAATGCATTGGATAACGTGAATGCCAGGCTTTATGTTGATCAGAGGTGCTTATATTTCCAGAAACCGCTTCTCGAGTCTGGAACTCTTGGTGCCAAATGCAACACACAGATGGTTATTCCTCACCTAACTGAAAACTATGGTGCGTCAAGAGACCCACCTGAGAAACAAGCTCCTATGTGCACAGTGCACTCATTTCCTCACAATATTGACCATTGTCTGACATGGGCTCGGTCTGAGTTTGAGGGTCTACTGGAGAAAACTCCTGCTGAAGTGAATGCTTATCTGTCCAACCCAGTTGAGTATAAAACTGCACAAAGGACTGCTGGCGATGCTCAGGCAAGAGATAATTTGGAACGTATTCTTGAATGCCTCGAGAAAGAGAAGTGTGTGACATTCCAGGATTGCATCTCCTGGGCTCGTCTAAG ATTTGAGGACTATTTTGTGAATCGTGTAAAGCAGCTGATTTATACATTTCCCGAAGATGCTGCAACCAGTACTGGGGCTCCCTTCTGGTCTGCTCCAAAACGATTCCCTCATCCACTTCAAGTCTCAACAGCTGATCCAAGCCACCTGCAGTTTGTTATGGCTGCTTCTATCCTGCGTGCTGAAACATTTGGCATTCAAATTCCTGATTGGGTTAAGCATCCACAGATGTTGGCAGACGCTGTTGACAAAGTGACAGTCCCAGATTTCCAGCCGAAGAAAGATGCGAAAATAGTAACAGATGAGAAGGCTACTACTCTGTCAACTGCATCTATTGATGATGCAGCAGTTATCAACGAACTCATCTTCAAGCTAGAACTTTGCACAAAAAATTTGCCTCAAGGATTCAAGATGAAACCTATTCAGTTTGAAAAG GATGATGATACAAACTACCACATGGATCTAATCGCTGGGCTTGCAAACATGAGGGCCAGGAACTACAGCATTCCTGAGGTGGATAAGCTCAAAGCCAAGTTTATTGCTGGGAGAATCATCCCAGCAATTGCCACCTCCACAGCCATGGCCACCGGTCTTGTCTGCCTAGAGCTTTACAAGGCTCTTGATGGAGGCCACAAAGTAGAGGACTATCGCAACACTTTTGCAAACCTTGCACTGCCTCTGTTCTCCATGGCTGAGCCAGTTCCACCCAAAGTCATCAAACACGGTGGCATGAGCTGGACTGTTTGGGACCGATGGATCCTGAGAGACAACCCAACTTTGAGAGAACTCATCAAATGGCTGAAGGATAAGGGCTTGAATGCCTACAGCATATCTTACGGAAGTTGCTTGCTGTATAATAGTATGTTCCCTCGGCACAGGGAGCGAATGGACAAGAAGGTGGTAGATCTAGCCCGGGAAGTGGCAAAGGCAGAATTGCCTCCGAATAGAAAGCATCTTGATGTGGTCGTGGCTTGTGAGGATGACGACGACAATGATGTCGACATTCCTCAGGTTTCCATCTACTTCAGCTAA